In the Malania oleifera isolate guangnan ecotype guangnan chromosome 1, ASM2987363v1, whole genome shotgun sequence genome, one interval contains:
- the LOC131150676 gene encoding glucan endo-1,3-beta-glucosidase 1 → MWKKVGWLSHLFSLSLLTFAAGTGQESFELLHVCDPSTPGALQAMSNAGLPLAVSVSNSDLREVSRSVLLAESWVRTHVLAHFPSTQITAIVVGNAYLLCNTNQEHQLGLVLPSLKNIFHSLTRWGLQREITVSAALSSECFPPKSSSLGNDLTDRILKPLLKFLQDTNSTYSVNPPPDSPHSSGDETVRLVSSHKEFVKELGFYELNRIAVLVPGAKERKPKSRKLSVMSSLLVDSLPARPKPLPEFPPSTAQPSYGYPAPPNVANNPFPPLPQTASPPPSALPPLVSPSNPPYGLALPPCNPFAAAAPVPMTKVEEGLWCVAKPSVPAETLQEAMDFACGEGGADCKEIRPHGSCYNPDSLVSHASYAFNSYWQKNKRNGGTCNFGGTAMMITSDPSSVHCRFILN, encoded by the exons ATGTGGAAGAAGGTGGGATGGCTCTCgcatcttttctctctctctctgttgacTTTTGCTGCTG GCACAGGTCAAGAATCTTTTGAGCTCCTCCATGTCTGCGACCCTTCAACTCCAGGGGCCCTTCAAGCAATGTCCAACGCAGGCCTTCCCCTCGCAGTCTCCGTGAGCAACTCAGACCTCCGAGAGGTTTCCCGCAGCGTTTTGTTGGCCGAGAGTTGGGTCAGAACCCATGTTCTGGCTCACTTCCCCTCCACCCAAATCACCGCCATTGTGGTAGGAAATGCTTATCTCCTCTGCAACACAAACCAAGAACACCAATTGGGCTTGGTCCTGCCTTCTCTGAAAAACATCTTTCACTCCCTCACCAGGTGGGGCTTGCAGAGGGAAATCACAGTCTCCGCCGCTCTCTCTTCTGAGTGTTTTCCCCCAAAATCTTCTTCACTCGGTAACGATTTGACCGATAGAATCCTCAAACCCCTGTTGAAGTTTCTCCAAGACACCAACTCTACTTACTCTGTGAACCCGCCCCCAGATTCCCCTCATTCCTCAGGTGACGAGACCGTTCGCCTTGTGTCTTCCCACAAGGAATTCGTAAAAGAGCTTGGGTTTTACGAGCTGAACAGGATTGCTGTGCTAGTCCCAGGCGCAAAAGAAAGAAAACCCAAGAGCAGGAAACTCTCGGTCATGAGTTCTTTGCTCGTGGACTCATTGCCGGCGAGGCCAAAACCGCTACCAGAGTTTCCGCCGTCCACAGCCCAGCCCTCATACGGGTACCCTGCTCCCCCAAATGTGGCCAATAACCCTTTTCCGCCGCTGCCCCAAACGGCCTCGCCGCCACCTTCAGCGTTGCCACCCCTGGTCTCTCCTTCAAATCCGCCTTATGGCCTCGCGTTGCCTCCCTGTAACCCGTTCGCCGCTGCGGCGCCGGTTCCGATGACAAAAGTGGAGGAGGGGCTGTGGTGTGTGGCTAAGCCCAGTGTTCCGGCGGAGACATTGCAGGAGGCCATGGACTTCGCATGTGGAGAGGGCGGCGCCGACTGTAAGGAGATTAGGCCTCACGGGAGCTGCTACAATCCTGATTCGCTCGTTTCGCATGCATCTTATGCCTTCAACAGCTACTGGCAAAAGAACAAGAGGAATGGAGGGACTTGCAATTTTGGAGGGACTGCAATGATGATCACTTCTGATCCAA GCTCTGTTCACTGCAGGTTCATTCTCAACTAG